The following coding sequences are from one Ochotona princeps isolate mOchPri1 chromosome 8, mOchPri1.hap1, whole genome shotgun sequence window:
- the LOC101521462 gene encoding BET1 homolog, producing MRRAGLGEGVPRGNYGYAGSGYRACEENERLTESLRSKVSAIKSLSIEIGHEVEHQNKLLAEMDSQFDSTTGFLGKTMGKLKILSRGSQTKLFCYMTLFSLFMFFVIYWIVKLR from the coding sequence ATGAGGCGTGCAGGCCTGGGTGAAGGAGTCCCTCGTGGCAACTACGGCTATGCTGGCAGCGGCTACAGAGCCTGTGAGGAGAACGAGAGACTCACCGAAAGTCTGAGGAGCAAAGTCAGTGCTATCAAATCCCTGTCCATTGAAATAGGCCATGAAGTTgaacatcaaaataaattactAGCTGAAATGGATTCACAGTTTGATTCTACAACAGGGTTTCTAGGGAAAACTATGggaaaacttaaaattttatCCAGAGGAAGCCAAACAAAGCTTTTTTGCTATATGACGCTGTTTTCGTTGTTCATGTTTTTTGTCATTTATTGGATTGTGAAACTGAGGTGA